Proteins encoded in a region of the Macaca mulatta isolate MMU2019108-1 chromosome X, T2T-MMU8v2.0, whole genome shotgun sequence genome:
- the OR13H1 gene encoding LOW QUALITY PROTEIN: olfactory receptor 13H1 (The sequence of the model RefSeq protein was modified relative to this genomic sequence to represent the inferred CDS: inserted 1 base in 1 codon; deleted 1 base in 1 codon) — protein sequence MDMDNVTAVFQFLLIDISNYPQWRDMFFTLVLIIYLNTLLGNRFMIFLIHFDPNLHTPMYFFLSNLSFLDLCYGTASMPQALVHCFSTHPYLSYPRCLTQMSVSLALATAECLLLAAMAYDRVVAINNPLRYSVVMNGPVCVCLAATSWGTSLVLTAMLILSLRLHFCGANVINHFVCEILSLIKLVCSDTSFNELMILITSVFTLLLPXGFVLLSYVRIAMAVIKIHLAQGRLKAFTTCGSHLTVVTIFYGAAISMYMKPQSNSSPDQDKFISVFYGALTPMLNPLIYSLRNKDVKGAIRKVMLKRT from the exons ATGGACATGGACAATGTCACAGCAGTGTTTCAGTTTCTCCTTATTGACATTTCTAACTATCCTCAATGGAGAGACATGTTTTTCACATTGGTGCTGATAATTTACCTCAACACATTGTTGGGGAACAGATTTATGATCTTTCTTATTCACTTTGACCCCAACCTCCACACTCCAATGTACTTCTTCCTTAGTAACCTGTCTTTCTTAGACCTTTGCTATGGAACAGCTTCCATGCCCCAGGCTTTGGTGCATTGTTTCTCTACCCATCCCTACCTCTCTTATCCCCGGTGTCTGACTCAAATGAGTGTCTCCTTGGCTTTGGCGACAGCAGAGTGCCTCCTACTGGCTGCCATGGCCTATGACCGTGTGGTTGCTATCAACAATCCCCTGCGTTATTCAGTGGTT ATGAATGGCCCAGTGTGTGTCTGCTTGGCTGCTACCTCATGGGGGACATCACTTGTGCTCACTGCCATGCTCATCCTATCCCTGAGGCTTCACTTCTGTGGGGCTAATGTCATCAACCATTTTGTCTGTGAGATTCTCTCCCTCATTAAGCTGGTCTGTTCTGATACCAGCTTCAATGAACTTATGATCCTCATCACCAGTGTCTTCACCCTGCTGCTAC TTGGGTTTGTTCTCCTCTCCTATGTACGAATTGCTATGGCTGTCATAAAGATTCACTTAGCCCAGGGCAGGCTCAAGGCCTTTACCACGTGTGGCTCTCACCTGACCGTGGTGACAATCTTCTATGGGGCAGCCATCTCCATGTATATGAAACCTCAGTCCAACTCCTCCCCTGACCAGGACAAGTTTATCTCAGTGTTTTATGGAGCTTTGACACCCATGCTGAACCCCCTGATATATAGCCTGAGAAACAAAGATGTTAAAGGGGCAATAAGGAAAGTTATGTTGAAAAGGACATAA